tatttattcatgagagacacagagacagagagaggcagagagaggcagagacacaggcagagggaggaacaggccccatgcagagagcctgacgtgggactcgatcccgggtctccaggatcaggccctgggtcaaaggcagtcactcaaccgctgagccacccgggctgcccgcataTGTacaatctaaaaagcaaaacaatcctgagcctgggtggctcagtggttgagcttctgcctttggctcaggttgtgatcctggagacctgggatcaagtcccacatcgggctccctgcatggggcctacttctccctccacctgtgtctctgcctctatctctgtgtctctcatgaataaataaagaaaatcttaaaaaaataaaaataaaaaaaataaaaagcaaaacaacaaacaacaaaagaaagagacaaaccaaaaatcagactcttaaatacagagaacaaactggtatgTGCCTGAGGGAAGTGGGGgcatgggtaaaataggtgaagggaattaagagtatacttattgtGATGAGTACTAAGTAATGTATAAAACTGACATATTGTAAACTTGAAATGAATTTAACACTGTACGTTAATcctacttcaattttttttaaaaaaggaaaagaatcaaacccATTATCTATAGGGAGAAAAACAATTTGAGTGACACACGATTTTTCATCAGGTCATGGAGATCAGAAAGAAGTGGCATGGAATTTTTCAACTGTGGAAAGAACTGTCAACTCAGAATTCTATGTGAAGCAAAAATATCCCTCAGGCGTTAAAGGGAAATCAAGATCTTCCCAGATGCAAAAAACTAAAAGACTTTGCCCCTAATAGACTTATCCTAAAATAAGGATTTTAGAAGTTTtctagagagaaaggaaatggtaAAAGGAATTTCAGAGCATCAGGAATAATATGGTAGGACAAAACACAGGTAAATACAATAGACAAATGGAGAGGTCATAGCTAATGattatggaatttcttttttgagatgatgaaaatttctaaaattgtGGTAATAGTTACAAattatctgtgaatatactaaaaaccattgaattatgCACTTTCTATGGATGACTCATATAGTATGTGagttgtatctcaataaagttgtttttaaatatcagaatagTGGTAGCCTAAGGAAAGGGGCACAAAATAATTTCCTGAGCATGAATGGTTTTATATCTTGATTTAGTAGGTGATGGCAACACaggtgtaaatatatattttagtcaAAATTAATCAAgctaaatgttttaatttatatacttACTCTTATaacaattatacctcagtaaagaaTATTAGAGTAAAAAATTAATAGGTAATCTCAAATTCTTTTCTGAAATGCTTTTTACCAATAGTATATTAAAATTCTAGTGCTCCTTAACAACTATAGTATTGATAATATGAGGGACTAAATATGGGAccccattgtggttttaattatcGATCTGTTATTGTTAATTAGGTTAGTcatttttcccattgtttttaGTATGTTCCAAAAATAAGACTTTTCATATCATTTACTCAATGTTCTATTGGCTTGTTTGACATCTTCTTATCTCTTAATTACTTATAGAATCATAAATACCTTCTCTCAAATGAGTCTTGTATTCTCTATTGTTATGgtgcttttattattaataatctaGAAATTTATGATCTTGTCAAAAGTAATATTTAAACATGCAGTTCATgattaaatattacttttttgtgtgtgtatattttaaaagaaatacttctCTAACACAAGTGGATAAGTTTGTCTCCTAAATTGTCTTTAATCTTCCTGTAAGTGATTATACATGTGTTATAATATAGgaatacacttttatttttaaatttggtttatttttccatGTGGCTAACCTATTTTGTTTGTACCATTTATAATGAATTATATCtggattcttttttctatttcattaatcattttaattttattttgatgccACTGATAGTGTCttactttttttagttttataataaatctttatcTAGAGggtaaaaaaaattgaattactaGAAAAATATAAGTAATGATGTTTCTtagataaatgttttataaaaatgagaatttttatcttcaaatttctcagatgcttttttattatttcaaattagcCACAAGCAAACGCATCTTTTAGTTTTCAAATTGTCTTAAgagtgaaaattatttatttgccCTCAACaacatattctttttcatttttgttctccaTTCCTTTAAACAATAATGACCATAAAAGTCTACTAGTGGTACCCCAAATTTAATCTTTCAGTTTTGCATATGTTTTTTGATTCTTAACAATTGAAAATATGAAGTCAGAGAGGTTTAGAATACTAATGACTTCCATTGTCTCTTTATTTTAAGGAGTTTCTAATATCTCTTTAGTAATAGTTATCCTTTTTGACTTGATAGCCCTTGATAGCCCTTTATAGCCCTTGATAGCTTTCTGGCCATCAATCAAGAACCAAGGTGCTGGTAGAATGAGACTGTAGTAATTCTAGGCCACATTTTAATAGAAATGAGTACTTGTTTTATTTGAATACATTTCACATATTTAAGTATCTGAATGAGGGAGTTGTCTCTATCTGTTAATGATTTAACTTTActactttttatagtttttgttctctattttagAAATTGAGAGTAAACTATGGAAATTATATAGTATAAGCTCAAGAAATGATACCATAAAACTTTGAAATCATATAATTAAGTCTtacctctatttcttttcttaatttttcatgtgtctttttttcttcctcaagaaaataagttttttcAATGATAGATTCTTTTACAGTGATAATTGTATCCTTTAGCTTTGTAATATCTTCCTATATgtttataaagtttaaaatatacaagTCAAACAATGAATGGTCaatataagttaaatattttcagcatttctataatttttttaaaaatctagccaTCGCATTTAATTTTGGTAAACAGTATTAGAATATTACTTTGATACAAAGAATAAAGAACTattattcaaataaatctttgttttaaaaacttaaaactaaaactaaatgcaaataagatattaaaagtcATAGTGTCCATTGCCTagcaacaataactaataatatagtatatgttaactaaattgaatttaaagaaaaaaataataaaaaataagaacttaaaataaaaattaaaggtaaataaGACATGAGAAAAGTGGTAGTCATAGTAGCAATTGCCTAGCAACAGTAcgaaggatatttttaaattctctagtAAGAAATGACAGATATCCATTTAAGTGGATATCTCCTAttgtcttcaaaaaataatattaaaaatagaaaaattcttaaGGTACAATTATTGATATTGTTTGTATAACAGCATTAAGcacataaaatttatttgaattgaTTGGATTCATTAGCTTAAAAAGCTAGGGCTTCAACATTTTTGTGAGTCACACTTTCTAAAACAAATGGATTAATTATTCACTGCAATtttgactacatttttttttattaatccacAGGGGATTTGAgaaattcctttattcatttgtacATCTGGTGTAGTTGTTACATAACTcacatatttaagtttttaaaagttgtgaaaataatttctgaatctAGTTATGGCAATCATTGGTATTTTATTAAGTTAATGATACATTCATCACTTAATAAGTGTACTTGCAAAAAAggagtaatagaaaaaaaagttctgataAGTGATTTTTCAAACCTGTACTTGTTTTATGTGATTTCCTTCTGGATTTTGGAGATTTTGCATAAGTTcctctttcattgtttttagttttttaacaaGCTCTCGTTTTTCATGGAGTGCAGTCATCAGTGACCATTTGCTTTCTACCTCCACCAAACTATCTTTATGcgcttttatttttgtataatattcattatattttatcatatattccTCAAAGTGTTCCTGGGCTGCTTCTATGTCAAATTGAAGCTTTACATTTTCTGTATGTAAGGATTTGATTTGAGTTTCCAGATTCCCACACTGAAGTTTGGCATTCTCTATGGCAGCATCCTGCTGATAAAtttgcctttctgtttctttagttTCTGCAGAGACAGATGCTATTTGGTTTTTAAGCTCACGGAGTTCACTCTGTAAAATATTTCAGTACTATTAGTACTAACTCATGATATTCaacataaaaatgttattgttttgATCCATAAGTCTGTAgtaaaatcacaacaaaaacatatttatcatatatagAAAAATTGATATACAATAAAAGTAACCATTCAATaagtaacaaaattattttataatgttagAGGTAGCCTAGAatgatttcttacttttttttttagattttatttatttattcatgagagacacagagagagaggcagagacatagaaggcgAAGcaagctccctctggggagcccgacaccagacttcatcccaggaccccaggatcacgccctgagccgaatgcactcaaccactgagccactcagacgtccctctgtttcttactttttaatgttcatctaaaatattaaagtttcatCCCTTGTGGTAACATTTCATATATAAAAGTTACTTTACaatcatttaaataatatatttatggaCATCAGAAGTATACACTGAAGAAAGATAATATGATAAAGCCCTAGTAAAAATCAAAAGATCTAGACTCTAGGGCCCTTACTGCCATTTACTAGTTGGTATGATCATACATAGCAAACTTAATTGCCCTATCCAAAGCTTACTTTCttatttgtaaatgtatataaagaTGTCTGTCTTACCTCTCTGGGGCAGCATTTCTCACAGCACCTCCTTTTTAAAACCTACTTTTCACACCACCATTCTTCTCTGGTTCTCCTCAGATGTCTGAGCATTCCTTCTCAATCTCCATTGTTCCTTCAAATACAGGTCTTCTTCAGGTCACAATCATAATTTCCTCTGCTTATTCTATGTATACTCCTTGGGTAATCTTATCCATACTTACATCTTGAGCTACATATATGCCGATGATTCACAGAACCTAAGTGGCTGTTGAGTCCTATACCTAGGTGTCACTGGCTAATCTCATATTCATCATGTACCCCAAATCAGACTAATCCTACTCCCCTTCCCGTCCTGTTCTTCCTTGCATTACTTATCTATTGTCAGAACCACAAAAACTCAGTAACATAcaacaataaatgtttattgctcACATGAATGGGAGCAACTGGAATTGGCTAGCTGTTGACATTGGTTAGATATGCTCAAATGTCTGGGGTCGCTTGGCAGTAAGATGGTTTGGTTTGGCTGACAAGGCTGGCTTAGGTGTCTTGGCTTTGCTTCATATGTATCTTAAATATGGTGGGCTAAGCTAGGCATGTCCTCATGATGATAGCAGATGGAAGTACAATTATGGAAGAGATTGTTCAAGCTTCTATTTATAATATCTGTTAACATCTCAGCTAGCCACATGATGAAACTCAGTCAAGGGGTAGAAGTACCCACTCACTGTAATAATATGTGGCAAGGGTGTACAGACACAGTCATATAGACATAAATATAGATGAAGAATTGGGACCAAAAATGCAAATTACCACACCCCTAGTTTCCCAAACTAATTAATTAATGGTACTACTTTGGGAACCAGCCttaattccttccttctctttactatctgtttataaaattttatagatcCTCCCATCAAAACAACtccacaggggatccctgggtggctcagcggtttggcgcctgccttcagcccagggcgcaatcctggagtcccgggatcgagtcccacgttgggctccctgcatggagcccgcttctccttctgcccgtttctctctctctctctctctctctctctctatcatgaataaataataaataaaatctttaaaaaaaaaaaaaaacaacaactccaCAGACCATCATCCAttcgttttttttctcttctacctaACATCAtcattatctttaaataaatatataattttgggaTAGGTCAGTGTATTAAAAAGACACACCCAGCTATCCTTTTCCTggcagagatgagagagaaaaatacaacATGCAGATGAACTTCAATTTTTATCTCCAGCTCTGATATTCCAAATGCCCACTTGACATTCCTCTTTGGATACCCAACAGACATCTAAAACTatatgtgagggatccctgggtggcgcagcggtttggcgcctgcctttggcccagggcgcgatcctggagacccgggatcgaatcccacatcgggctccctgcatggagcctgcttctccctctgcctgtgtctctgcctctctctctctctgtgtgactatcataaataaataaaatctttaaaaaaaaataaaaataaaactatatgtgatcagaaaagaataatatatacaCCCAACACATTCCTCCCCTAGTCTTCCTGATTTCAATAAATTGCACCACTTTACACCTAATACTCAAGACCTACAAGTCATCTTGATTCTTCCCTTTATCTAAGCCCCTACCACACAACCTATTTACTAGCAAAGCTTGATGGTTGGGCCTTTAAAGTAAAATCCCAAATTCACTTCTGACCAATTTTTGTAGTGTGGCCTGATTCCTGACTTGtcttcctatttctgtttttccccctctcccaCAATCATGTTCCACACATCAGACTGAAGAATCTTTCAAGCACATAGTCATATCATATTACTTCCCTGCTCAAGACCTTCCAATGATTTCTTATTGTGGTaataatgaaattcaaattccttAATGTGGCTTACAAGGTCATATATCCTCTAGTCACCATTTATTGTGCCTTCCCTCCCATGTTTTAGTCTCCCCTCTTCCAGCctcttttctgtttattaaatATGCCCAGTGCCTTCCCATCTTGAgggtatttgtaatttttctctcAACATTAAGACTTTTCTACCTCTAGTTATTACCTTTTGGGGTCTTTGTCTTTTACAATTcagctttattattattcttcAAATAGTTTTCcctgaattaaaatataaattaaccaTCTATCCTCCCCCTTGAGTTACTCTCTACACATTATTGCATTTCCTTTGTAACACATCAATTAATGGAAttaccttttttgtttatttctttattgcctGCCTCCCCTGATTAGAAAGTCAGCCCCATGAGTGCAGTAACTTTGTCTATCTTCTTTACCATTATCTTCTCAGTACTTAAAATAGTACTTGGTACAAtgaagatgctcaataaatattaaatgattgaatgaatgaagcacAGGGATATATCCAGTGCCAGCTAGATCAGGTTATTGACACTATTGATCATTCTGGTGAAAGATGGTATTTCTACTGATTTGGTCAtcatctcttctctctcctggAATAATGTAATAGactattaatatttttccctGGCTTTAGTCAATTCCTTCTTCAATTCATTTCTATGCTTTCCCTGGAATTCATTGATAttgttttcctcctcctcctctacttCTTCCTCATGCCTAACCCCTCctcttgcttccttctttttcctccccttcttctttccctctcctccttctccttgttTATAGATTTATTGAGGTAGAATTTACATGAACTGCATATATTTAAGCTTTACAATTGATGAGTTTTGACTTACTTTTATGCTCATGAGATATCACAATAAAGATAATAACCATATCCCTTACCCACAAGTTTCCTCCTGCTACTTTGCAATCCAtccttccctctccatctctccattCCCAGACAACCATTCATTTGCTGTCTGTCACTAAAGCTtgcattttcaagaattttaCATAAGTAGAATTTTATCATATATACTTTTTTAGTCTCAcatatttcattcagcataattatttcTGGATACATCTGCATTGTTGTATATATCAGTGCTGATATATCACTGAGTAgcattctattgtatggatataccacacttTGTTCTGATGGGTATTTGGGTTGTATGCAGTTTTCCATTAAGCATATaccttcatttctcttgggtaaacaaATATCTAGAAGTTTAATGGCTAGATTatacagtaaatatattttaatattttaagaaactaaactGTTTCCTAAGTGGTTGTACTTACTTCTGTGAATAATAacagttttacttcctcctttcagtatggatgccttttatttatttttctttcatgattgcACTTGCTTGAACCACTAGTACCATAGAAAGAATAGAAGTGATAAAACCAcatatccttgccttgttcctgatcttaggagagaAACATTTAGTCTTTCACTATGAGGTTTGAAGTTGGCTGTGGGATTCATAAAGGGATATATATACCCTTTTTCAGATTAAGGAAGTTCTACTCCTGctagagtttttatcatgaatgaatgttagATTATTAAAAGTATTGTTTTGTGCTTCTTTAATtctctttccaaaatataaatgtaatcattttctctcttgcttAAAGCCCATCGAAACCTTCCTATCGCCTTTAGAATAACGTCCAGGGTTCTTATCAAAGTATGTATCTCCCACCACTTCTCAAAATATACTTTATGCTATACTGCCaacaaactatatatatagttgacccttgagcaacataGATTTGTACTGCATGGGTCCATTTATAGgcaaatttatacatatatttatatatatatatatataaagatagtACAGTTACTgtaaatctattttctcttccttgtgggtttcttaacatttttttctctagcttactttattataaaaatacagtatataatacatataacttaCAAAATATGTCTTAAGTGACTGTTATGTTATTGGTAAGTATTctagtcaatagtaggctattagtaattaagtttttggggagACAAAGTTATATGTGGGTTTAATTGGGTCAGAGGTTGGTGCCCCTAATACCCACAttattcaaggatcaactgtagtTCTATGAATGTATCAGATGCTACTTCAGGCCTCTGTGAATTTTCTCAGGATCTTGTCTAGGATACCATCCTCCTCATCCCCTAACCCTTAAACCTGTCCTAGATACCCAATTATTCAAGTAAACTCCAGTGTCTTCTTTTAAGCTCAACTGAAACATCACTTTGTGATCATTCCTCCTTCAGTGTTAAATCTGTGTTCATGCCTCTATTGTTCACTTTTCTACCTTgagtatgattatttttttctgacctcTTCAATAGACAAGTCAGGACAATAGCAAAATGCTTAATAGAAAGTAGGCCCTCAATATAAGTGAAATAACATCTGTGAGACTCATTGAAGACAGAAGTTTTACataaaatgtctttataaaagctaagacattattatttttgtattatattcttgcaaaaaagtattcttttctaAAAGTGATAAATGCAATGCAAATATTTATAAGAGAACCATATTACCATGATAGTATAATTATTATCATATATCTGCTGATGCATTAATACCTAAAGCCAACATCAAAATCCAGCTCTATACTGTCCACCAGAGCCCCAGCAGgatactttacatatatttacaaatattaattcatttaatcctcatgaaaaCCTTGAAGGCAGGTCATAaattatctccactttacaaatatgaaaaaagaagggTAGAGAAATTAAACCATGGAGCAAAAGTAGCAAATCTTCTTTCAAACTAGGCAGCTGGGCTCTAGAGCCTATTTGTTACttctataatatatttaataataaccTTTACAAAGCACATAGTAAAGATACCATTCCCATTTTTGCTTCTTTAGCTACATTAACAGAGTATAGTTACATCTAATTGTGCTGCATACAAAAAAACAAGCATGGCTTCCAGATTCCCTGCAGTgtaattatgaatatattatgaaatgtaaGGAACACAAAAATGTTTCCTATCAACTTGAAATGTACACTGACAACTATAACTCACAAGCCATGGCTTTAAAAACATTGGCTTAAAAACTTAACCTTCCTTCAATTTAGTATTTTAGGAAAAACTATCAGTAGAAGTGAGTTTAAAATAATTCTAGGTGATACATTGGGTTTTATATGTACATACTACAGTTGTAAGGACATTGCTGAATCCTTATATATTGGGTGTGTAAAATGTTCCAGGAAACTGAATTACTTACATAGACTTTACTTTGGGATAACAGAATAATTAAGGAGTAAACATGAAAAACAGGAGTTTCAAAAAGCCTCTCAAAATTAAGTATCCTTAATAACTTTCCTGTTAACAATTTAATATCGTTTTGAAGAAAGTAATAACTCGTTTAAAGGACTATATAAGGTGGATTACCTGCAAATGTAAtagaacttttttgtttttttctatttctgatgtTTGTGATTGTTGTTGCTTTGCAACTTGTTCTACTGCATCAGTTAATGAAGATGTGCCTTGGTTAGCCAGagctgaacaaaagaataaagtacataataaaaatttaagtgcAAACATTCTAagaaagatattatttcttcactcaaagtcatgaaaaatatgatgtttctcattaataaagtAGACTTAGGGTTAGTAATATTCCCTGACTATAAACAAAACCGAAATCAAAAGCTTTAACAATACACAATTTAGAAATCCCTACTGTAATGTTAAACCTGTTCCTGTGTGGAACAgtataaatattttgattatcctcatttttttttacccagacCACTTACACATATGCATAATTACAGTGCTACCGTAACAACTATATAGCAATTATAGTTGATGAATTTTCATTATAGGCCTGCATTTTCAGGTTGTTATGCCTTTTCTAAACACCATGTAAGTTTCTTCCTGGAGAAATTTAAAGGCTTCCTTCTATTCTATTTGGCTAAATATTTTAACACAATTATTCTATCATACTACTTTTTTGTTGCtgcttatttttcaattatttatttcttgagaTTGCTTCATTACCTTCTTCAGGAACTCcttgactcttcctttctttgttgcCTGACATTCTactgtctttctccctttctggttCACCTCTTTTATgcctacaaaaataaaaaattttgataatttttcagttttgtttattcCCCTGTCATATAACCTGGTGATCCTGAAAACAAATTAATTGTCTAATATCTCACAGGGATGGCAATGATATTTCATCATTAGTTCCAAGAATTAAAACACAATGGTTAAGTAAGAAAGTTTAGGAGGAAAATAGCACTCTATTTGAATCTTGGTTCTCCTGATTTTTAGCTGttatgatcttgagcaagtttttaaacttcttttttttttttttttagtttttaaacttcTTTGATCAGggtcctcatctgcaaaacctCACAGGGCTGTCATAATaattaaagtaatataaaattaaagaattaaagatatatatgtaGCAAGTAATgtaaaattaagtaattaaagtAATACATGTAGCATGCTTagaatagtgtgtgtgtatataatatatacatatatatatattacatagtaTGTTAccatatatactacatatatagtGAGTCATTAGTTATTATGGACTCTGTCTAGGGTTTCCTTTGCTAGTTcctcctcagctttctcatctatgTCAATGTCCCAGTGCTAAGTCCTGAGGCCTGTTCTCTATAGTCATTCTTCAGGTGATGTCATCTAGTTGCATAGCTTTAAAATCTACTTACAGGTTTTATCCTATTTATATATCTAACCTGAACATCCTTCTTGAGCTCCAGACTGATTCCAAATTGCCTATGTGATATCTTCACTTAGATTTTTACAGGAATTTCAACTTAATATATTCCACACTGAACTCTTGATATCTGTTCACTGCATCACGATCACTAAATCTCCTCCTTCAGTCTCCTCCTTTCAATAAATTACAGGTTTTTCTTATTCAGGCCCCCAAACCCTGGAGACATTAGCAAAGAGGTCTCTAGAAGAGTGTAGAGCCCATGGCAATTCAACAAGAATTGCCCAAGATAATCATAAACAAGAGCTCATTATTGATGTTTCAAGGCGTCTGTAAGACATTTTCCAAGTatgtggccctggacttctgCCCTAATTGTTTACCCAAAGGACAAGCCAGAATCTTGACTTTTATATGCTGCATGTAATTCTCTTAGCAAAATTTATTGGTTCTATCTTTAAATTATATTGGAATCCAGTCACTGCTTACCATTTCTAAATAGTATCTTAGTAGAGAAGTCTTCCCAGATTAATTTTCTCTAAAACATGACCTGACCTCCCCTTCTTCATTCTCCACTTTCTTACTCTgcctcatatttctttttttttttttttaagattttatttctttattcatgagagacacacagagagaggcagagacacaggcagagggagaagcaggctccatgtggggagcccgatgcgggactcgatcccagggctctaggatcacaccctgaggcaaaggcaaaaGCTCAatcactgatccacccaggtgtcctgcctcATCTTTCTTAATAGCATTTGTCACTACTGGTATTTTATATacacttgtttcttttctatcTCCTTTTATTAATGTAAGTTCTATGAGGGCAGAGAcctagaacagtatctggcactTACTTAATAGATGTCTATTTGTAGTCTGTCTCCACTCCAATTAACCCTGTTCTAATGATAGACTTATGCTCCTAAAATACTGTTCCTACCATGTCAACATTCCAGCCAATCTTTAACTCTATCACAGATGGCATCTTctttaagaagtcttttttttttaatctttcttgcTAGATATGATCCTTCCCTCTCTTTAGTACAATTGTTTCTATATCTCTATTATACCATGATAACAATTTAGGTCATAGAATAAGATAGAGCTAGCTTTGAACTCAGGTTGTACAACTTACTAATTTATTAGGTAAATTCTTACCAAGCAGGGCCTCAGAttctttataaaacagaaataatagtaGTACCTAACTCATTAGAATAACTGTGaggactaaaataaaattatttatgacaGCATcaggttacctgggtggctcagcggttgagcatctgccttcagctcaagggcgtgattccgggatccaggattgagtctcacatcaggctccttgcaggaagcctgcttctccctctgcctgtgtctctgcttctgtgtgtgtgtgtgtgtgtgtgtgtgtgtgtgtttctcctgaataaataaaatcttaaaaaaattacatgacagCATTTAGCAAATTCTTGCTACTCGACagttttttatcttattatttccattattttatactACATTGCTTCGTTCGTTAAACTGTAAGCTCCAGGAAGACAAATATAAGGTCTTGTTTTTGGATTCCCTAAAAAATTTGGtgaagaaatctaaaaaacaaagaaagggatgcctgggtgcctcagcagttgagcatctccctttggctcagggcatgatcctggagacccaggatcaagtcccacattgggctacctgcatggaacctacttctccctctgcctgtgtctctacctctctctccctgtgtctcatgaataaataaattaaatcttaaaaaataaaaataaaaaaattagatttaataataaaaatataactagcACTTCTTGATCTCTATTTCTGAAGCAACTCTTGAGTGACATTTATTTAAGCTGTTTGTGAAAGGATATTTGCTTTAAAGTGGGaaagttttaggggcacctgggtggctcagtcagttaagcatctgcctttggctcaggtcatgatctagtcTTGTGTGGGATTGAGCACCAAGtgaggcttcctgctcagagaggaatctacttctccctctttctctgttcctttccccttacctcccctgtgctctctcattctt
This DNA window, taken from Canis lupus baileyi chromosome 17, mCanLup2.hap1, whole genome shotgun sequence, encodes the following:
- the CCDC122 gene encoding coiled-coil domain-containing protein 122 isoform X3 — its product is MSGNKERKSQGVPEEALANQGTSSLTDAVEQVAKQQQSQTSEIEKNKKVLLHLQSELRELKNQIASVSAETKETERQIYQQDAAIENAKLQCGNLETQIKSLHTENVKLQFDIEAAQEHFEEYMIKYNEYYTKIKAHKDSLVEVESKWSLMTALHEKRELVKKLKTMKEELMQNLQNPEGNHIKQVQEDITKLKDTIITVKESIIEKTYFLEEEKKTHEKLRKEIEVQHKRYSAILKRLHCQVNKLQSNRRQWQWNIHQLEKTAAELRKRIGMKD
- the CCDC122 gene encoding coiled-coil domain-containing protein 122 isoform X6 codes for the protein MIKYNEYYTKIKAHKDSLVEVESKWSLMTALHEKRELVKKLKTMKEELMQNLQNPEGNHIKQVQEDITKLKDTIITVKESIIEKTYFLEEEKKTHEKLRKEIEVQHKRYSAILKRLHCQVNKLQSNRRQWQWNIHQLEKTAAELRKRIGMKD
- the CCDC122 gene encoding coiled-coil domain-containing protein 122 isoform X5 — its product is MLRHKRGEPEREKDSRMSGNKERKSQGVPEEALANQGTSSLTDAVEQVAKQQQSQTSEIEKNKKVLLHLQSELRELKNQIASVSAETKETERQIYQQDAAIENAKLQCGNLETQIKSLHTENVKLQFDIEAAQEHFEEYMIKYNEYYTKIKAHKDSLVEVESKWSLMTALHEKRELVKKLKTMKEELMQNLQNPEGNHIKQVQEDITKLKDTIITVKESIIEKTYFLEEEKKTHEKLRKEIEVHMEHSTR
- the CCDC122 gene encoding coiled-coil domain-containing protein 122 isoform X1, which gives rise to MLRHKRGEPEREKDSRMSGNKERKSQGVPEEALANQGTSSLTDAVEQVAKQQQSQTSEIEKNKKVLLHLQSELRELKNQIASVSAETKETERQIYQQDAAIENAKLQCGNLETQIKSLHTENVKLQFDIEAAQEHFEEYMIKYNEYYTKIKAHKDSLVEVESKWSLMTALHEKRELVKKLKTMKEELMQNLQNPEGNHIKQVQEDITKLKDTIITVKESIIEKTYFLEEEKKTHEKLRKEIEVQHKRYSAILKRLHCQVNKLQSNRRQWQWNIHQLEKTAAELRKRIGMKD
- the CCDC122 gene encoding coiled-coil domain-containing protein 122 isoform X4; amino-acid sequence: MLRHKRGEPEREKDSRMSGNKERKSQGVPEEALANQGTSSLTDAVEQVAKQQQSQTSEIEKNKKVLLHLQSELRELKNQIASVSAETKETERQIYQQDAAIENAKLQCGNLETQIKSLHTENVKLQFDIEAAQEHFEEYMIKYNEYYTKIKAHKDSLVEVESKWSLMTALHEKRELVKKLKTMKEELMQNLQNPEGNHIKQVQEDITKLKDTIITVKESIIEKTYFLEEEKKTHEKLRKEIEIKQLKQREVTQHVQTSELQVF
- the CCDC122 gene encoding coiled-coil domain-containing protein 122 isoform X2, producing MLRHKRGEPEREKDSRMSGNKERKSQGVPEEALANQGTSSLTDAVEQVAKQQQSQTSEIEKNKKVLLHLQSELRELKNQIASVSAETKETERQIYQQDAAIENAKLQCGNLETQIKSLHTENVKLQFDIEAAQEHFEEYMIKYNEYYTKIKAHKDSLVEVESKWSLMTALHEKRELVKKLKTMKEELMQNLQNPEGNHIKQVQEDITKLKDTIITVKESIIEKTYFLEEEKKTHEKLRKEIEEYFEILRVSWSLFPCFCCCCCCYCYCCIIVFQYN